A region of the Candidatus Dependentiae bacterium genome:
TATAATGACACTCATACATGCCGAAGCGCAACTCTTTATTTTTTAAAGGCACTTTTATTACTATGAGATATATCTAAAGGAATAAAAATGAAAAAGCGAACCTTTTTAATCACCGTTATTTTAACTAATGTTATGTTCGTAATATTACTCATTCACAAACGCAGCACAATTACCGGCTTGATGTATAAAAAACAACGTTACGAACAAGAGCTTCATCTCCTTGCAAAGCAAGAAAATGAATTAACACACGAACTGTGCAACTTGCAAGATCGCAACACGGTAAAAACCTATGCGAGCACCTATCTGAATATGACACCAATCTCAATTGGTCAAATGCAAAAGTTAACTACGCATGGATAATGCCCAACAACTACGCACTGTCGGCATTTTTTTATTTTTTTGTATTTGCTATAGTGTCGTCATTTTGAATCTATTTTTCATGCAAATATATCAACATGCTTTTTTTTATGATTTGGCAGAAAAGCAGTACAAAACGACTATAACTCATACTCCTGAACGTGCTTTGATATTTGATCGTAACAATACACCAATTGCACTTAACAAAAAAGCTGTTTCTGCATTCATATGCCCAAATAAATGCATGAACGATGAACAATTATTTTCATTTTTACATCTTTATTTTCCACAAGCCTATATTCGCTATCAAACAAAACCTGATGCATCATTTATGTTTATACAACGTAATTTAACTAAAGAGCAAATTGATTTGATAAAAACATATGGAACCGACCATATTCAATTCATAAAAGAACCGCATCGTCATTATCCTTTTGCCTGTTTATCTTCAATAATTGGTATTACCAATATTGACAACATAGGCAGCTTAGGAATTGAATATTTATTTGATACAAATCTAAAAGGAAAACCAACCTCATACACTTTACAAAAAGATGCTCGCTCAGGATATTTTTACTTTGATAAAGTTGATAAATGTATTGGCAACAATGGCAACCCAATAAATGTAACTATAGATGCTGATTTGCAATTCTTAGTACAAGAAGAGCTACAAAATACTGTACAAAAATTCAATGCCCAACAAGGATCAGTTCTTGTTTTTGATCCCACAAATGGTGACATTCTCGTCATGGCAAATTATCCAACATTCGATCCAAACAATACACAAAATGTAAATCTAAAATTAACAAAAAATTATTGTATTTCCGAACAATATGAACTTGGCTCTGTTATTAAAGTGTTTGCTGCATTAGCCGCATTACAAGAAAATGTTGTTGATATTGATGAAGAAATTGATTGTAAAAATAGCAAAACGACCTACATCGATGGACGCCGTATAAACACAACCATTGCACATGGTACATTAACTTTTTCACAAGTGATTGAAAAATCAAATAATATCGGTATTGCACTTGTGGCAAAACGATTAAATGAAAAACTATATGAACATTATCAACGCGTTGGCTTTGGCATAAAAACTGATATACATTTACCCGGTGAACAAAAAGGTTTTATTAATCCACCCAAAGATTG
Encoded here:
- a CDS encoding penicillin-binding protein 2 yields the protein MDNAQQLRTVGIFLFFCICYSVVILNLFFMQIYQHAFFYDLAEKQYKTTITHTPERALIFDRNNTPIALNKKAVSAFICPNKCMNDEQLFSFLHLYFPQAYIRYQTKPDASFMFIQRNLTKEQIDLIKTYGTDHIQFIKEPHRHYPFACLSSIIGITNIDNIGSLGIEYLFDTNLKGKPTSYTLQKDARSGYFYFDKVDKCIGNNGNPINVTIDADLQFLVQEELQNTVQKFNAQQGSVLVFDPTNGDILVMANYPTFDPNNTQNVNLKLTKNYCISEQYELGSVIKVFAALAALQENVVDIDEEIDCKNSKTTYIDGRRINTTIAHGTLTFSQVIEKSNNIGIALVAKRLNEKLYEHYQRVGFGIKTDIHLPGEQKGFINPPKDWSQQSVISLSYGYEITTTLLQLARAFSVIANDGYMVQPRIILNQQQPIFSTRLYDQSVINDIKQILQRTTLQGTARRARMQGYDIMCKTGTANLLENGIYIDTKNSYSCAGIIQKDDYKRIIITYIKEASMPGLYASQVAVPLFEKVAQKTVIHDKII